The Wolbachia endosymbiont of Ctenocephalides felis wCfeT genomic interval TATTTAAAGGCCATGGTCTTATTGCCTCTACAACATTAAAAAATACGTAAGGTATCATTATCAAGAAAACACAATGCATGAAGTCATTAAACCATAATGGACACATAAGTATACCCTTACATATAGTTTTATAGAATTTGCTTATAGTATTATAAATATATAATATTGCTGGCATTGAAAATGCCACAGTTAGTGCTTGCCCGGATGCTAGATGCACTACTATGTTCTCACTACTACTTGCTCCAGGATCTTGAGCATGCACAATGAATATTCCAATTAGTTGTAGAATTATAATGATTATTGATAACTTTATGAATATAGAAGCTACAACTATACTAGATGTTGGCGTCTGATAGAGCAGAAACTCAGCACCATATGTGAACATTAATATAGTGCCTGTTACAAATAATATAAAAAAGGAGGACCAATAATTCTGCCAAACTGGTAAATATCCAATGCCTAGAAAGGAACTTACTATTTTAGCAGGAAATACCTTACCAAACACTTTTCCAATGATTATCGAAAAAGATTCCATGAATCGCACCTCAGTAATGCTTTTTTTACATAGTACTTCATTGTAATTAGTTTATCAATAATTTGAAACAATATATTTATTACTAAATAAGTATATTGTTTCAAATTTCTAGCTATTGTTCCTTGGCCACAGCGCTAAACGTAGATACTGATGGTTCTCTTAAGGTTTCGCTTATTGCTGTATCTGTTGTTTGTAGCTTTTTCTGTAAAATCTTTTTTATCTTTTTCTCACCG includes:
- a CDS encoding phosphatidylglycerophosphatase, whose protein sequence is MESFSIIIGKVFGKVFPAKIVSSFLGIGYLPVWQNYWSSFFILFVTGTILMFTYGAEFLLYQTPTSSIVVASIFIKLSIIIIILQLIGIFIVHAQDPGASSSENIVVHLASGQALTVAFSMPAILYIYNTISKFYKTICKGILMCPLWFNDFMHCVFLIMIPYVFFNVVEAIRPWPLNTLQLGYNNAVSITFEGVFHMFYAAILLYLTAFIFCDLTMHDAIILNKAITQYIQESSADLSYYLHNIIKK